The Chryseobacterium shigense genome segment CCTTTACATTGGTAGCGAATTCATTAAAAATCAACAATAATGATTTCCCGGCCGCCTCTTTAGAGACTACAGCAGGTGATATTTCTGTTGACGGATTTAATCTGCCGGCAGGTGTCAGCACGATTACATTTAAGTTAAAAGCTCCTATTGTTGCCTCATTAATACCGGTGCCAGACGTTTTATCTATAGCTTATGACCTGTCGACTTCAGGAGAATCAGACTGTCAGCCTCTGGTTATTAGCGATAATAATGATGAACTTAATGTACCGTTCTGTGCTTACTGTACTCAAAACCCTTCTACTGCAGCAGGTGTGAAATCTTCTGTAGGTATATCAACGCTTAAAACACAAGATGTTCAGGCTTGGATGAACGGCGTTAAAAATGGACAGATTGTAATAGAATCTAAAGAAAAAGGATTCATCATTACAAGAACTACAAGAGCTTCTATTGCACAGCCGGTTGCAGGTATGATTATTTACGATACAACCAGTGATGCAAACTGTATCAGTTTATACAATGGTACTGCCTGGAAGTGTATAGAGAGAAAGTGTAACCAATAATGCTATTTATATCTCTGTCTGTTTATGACAGGCAGAGATTAATCAAAATTTTTATTAACATGAAAAAATTATTTTTATATATAGGCTTTCTTTCTTTTTCGGGCTTGGCTTTAGGTCAGGTGGCAATAGGAAAAAGCACTATAACAAACAATAGTGTTTTATTAGAGTTTGATGACTCGGCATCAAATGCAAAAGGAATTATTCTGCCTTCTGTAAGTACAGTCCCTTCGGCTCCTGTTAACGGAACTTTTATTTTCAATGCAAACACAAAGAAAATTGAAGTTTACCAAAACGGCAGCTGGGTAGGACTTACAGATGCGGGAAATATTACAGGGCTTTATAATAACAGCTCTTCAGAAGTTGCTTCTGCCGGAGTTATTATTGGGAATAAAGACACAGCACCCAAAGGAGCTTTAGTGCTGGAAAGTGATAACAAAGCATTGATTCTTCCAAAAATTGGAAACCCGCATACTGCTGTAGGTTCTCCATATCCCGGAATGATCTGTTATGATACCGTAAGTAACTCTTTAGCTGTTTTTGATGGCAATGTCTGGAGTTATTGGAAGTAAAAATGAAATTTAACTATTCTATTTTAATTGCCGCTTACGAAAGTAAGCGGTAATTTTTTTAACCCCTTATATTTCATAATAAAAAAACACCTGATGTCATTTCTCCTGTTAAAATCCTTAAATGAATATTGGGTTAGTGTAGTAAGTGACTCATATTCAATTGATTTTGACAGACAAGTTTATATCCTCGCGAGTGTTTATGAGGGGGTATTTTTTGTGCGAAAAAAAGACAATTGCAATAATTTTGCACAATTAATATTAAATACTGTTTTCCTTAAAACAGCCTAAGATATTAACAAAAAACACAGTTAAAATTTAAATGATGAAAAAAGCTTTATTAATAACATCTATGTTATTTTCAGTTGCTGTTTTTGGACAGGTAGGTATCAATACGGGAAATCCTAATTCCAAATCAGGCCTGCATGTATCCGAAAGAAATGATCCTGCAAGTACATCCGCACCGGACAGATATAGCGGTGTCATTGTACCGCGTTATACAACAGGGGAAAGAGCGAATATTAATCCCGCTGCCACTGAAAACGGATTAACCATCTATAACGTTACCTCCAACTGTTATAACATATGGAACTGGAATGCACAGACCTCAACAGGTGCCTGGGCAGAATCATGCGGGCAGAAACCCGCAAGTGTGGATTTTACCAATTGTGCGGCTGTTAAAGTAGAAGGCGTTTATAACTCGGATCTGCTGGTAGGCGGGAACCAAACCGTGAGAATTGTGGTTCCGGTAAACGTTACCGCTTTAGGAACCTACAGCTACTCTGGTCTTATTAATGGAGTGACCTTCAAGGCAGAAGGGACATTCGTTAATTTGGGAGCCCAGAACGTATACTTATACCCTTCCTCAGGTACACCAACAGTGGCATCTACTACCGCTACAGGTTCTGTAACCATTGCACCCACCAACGCTGCTGGAGCAGCAGGAATTACATGCAGTAATATTTCATTAAAATTTATTAGCAGAGCTTCTTCTACAATGATTATTCTTAATCTGCAGGGAGACCAGAATGGATCTAATCTTTTAGGTCCCGGAACAAATACAGGCGTTTACACTACCGTGGGATCCTGGCTGAACGGCGGTGCATATTCTACAGCATTGGCAGCAAAAACCTATGCAGGAACTGCGGCGGTTTCCCTTATTAATGTACCGGCCGGTAATGCAGGAGATATAACCAGATTCAATAACCTGTTGAAAAGAGCATCTATTGTTTGGGTAGGTGCAAGAGAATGGACTGCAAGCCAGGGGACAGCTTATGGAAACTTATTAAAAGACTGGGTTGCTGCGAAACAGGGAATAGTAATGATAACAGGAGACAAAGATGAAGAAGGAGGCATTGCCCAGGCAATGGGATATTATATAGAAAATGGAGATGCCCAGGCAAGTTCCGCTACTGGCTACACCGTACTGCCGGAAGTCTTTAATAACACAGCCATACCTACACCTTTTAACCCGTCGGGATATACCTTTGGATGGAGTTCTTCTAATGCAGGGCTTATCAGCTCCAATGCAGGAGTAGAAATAGCAGAGCTTACAGCAGGAAGCAGTGCAGGGGGTACCGTAATGTTCGGAGATACTACAAACGGAGTATTTATTTTCGGAGATAAATTCGGAGAGGGAAGCAGCAATGGAACAGCCGCACAAAGAAACAACTTTGGGAATTATCTGGTTGATATTTTCGCATGGTCCCTTAAAAATGCACCAGTAAAATAAAATTTTATTACAACTAAAACAGGGAAAGGTAGAATAGTACTTTTTCCCTGTTTACAAATATTTTCTAAAGGATTATAGAACTAAATCCAATAGAGCACACACTAAGGAATGAATTAATTATAAACTAAAACAATGAAAAAGATTTTAATACCGGTATTATTCTTGCCATTTGCTATCTCTGCCCAGAACCTTTTCCAGATGGAAGTTTCTACGCAGAATAATGATGTAGAAATAAGAGCAAATAATACAGCTGATATTGCAAGTTCTGACCTGGAGCTTGCAGGGAGAGACGGAACTGTTTCTCAGGAAACCTATTTAAGATTTGAAGGTATTACATTGCCCTCAGATGCGGTTATCAATAATGCCTACCTTGTATTCTATGGTGATGAGGCAAGCAGTACTCCGACTGTTATAAAAATTACCGGGGAAATAGGAGGCTCTCTGGCATATCCTGCATCTACTGCGGCGACAACCGGACAGAACATAAAGTCAAGAAATTACAGCACCTCTTTTGCAGAATGGATAACCGCCGGCTGTGTACTGAACCAAAAATACCAGTCACCGGATTTGAAAAACGTTATTCAGGAAATGTTCCCTAACGGGATCAGCAATGCTGATCTTGCATTCCGCCTGCAGGGAAATGAGCAGGGTGCCTTTACTGTAAAATCTTTCTCAGATGCTGCCTACAGACCAAAGCTGGTTATAGATTACTGGTCTATGCAGGGATCTACAGCATCAGTAGTTGCATCAGCTAATGATGACGGACGCGAAAGTACATCTGGTGTGATGACATTAGGAAGTGCTTATCTCCAAATCGGAGGAAGAGCTGATTCCAAAGATAATGCAGTCCGTTTTCAGAATGTTCAGATTCCGGCAGATGCACAAATCACAGATGCTTATATCGAATTTTATACCTATGGGGCAAGCCCGGCAGGAAATGCCGATATCTATTCCGAAATTGGGAACCCGGATATCTACAGTACTGCGGCAAAAAATATAACTTTAAGAGAACGTTCAGTAAATAAAGTAAACTGGCAGACTGCGGCATGGACTGCTGACTTTACCAAAAACCGCACACCCAACCTCAAAAATATTATAGAAGAAAACCGCCTGAGCGGATGGCAGTCTGGCAATAGCCTTGCTTTTCAGTTTAAAGGGACAGGAACAAATAACAGTATGGCAGTACGTTCTTTCGAAGGCGGTGTCAACTACCGTCCAAGGTTGGTAGTAGAATATCAGAACAACGGGCAGGGAGCATCTATTGACGGAGCAGTAACTGATCCGGCTTTAATGAACCAGCTTTATATTAATGAGATTTCTTCTCAGGGTACTGTAGCACAAGATGAAGACTGGATAGAATTATACAATAACAGTGACGACAACCTGCATATAAAAGGAGGAATCTATCTATCCAACAAAAGTACAGACAGAACATTACACGAGCTTAAAAATATCTTTATTCCCGCTCATGGATTTGCTGTTTTTCAGGCGGATAAAAAAACTGAAAAAGGAAATCAGCATTTAAATTTTGACCTGAAAAATTCCGGAGCTACCATTTATCTTTCCAGAAAAGAAGCAGGAAATATTGTTTCCCAGAATGAACTGACTTACGGAAATGTACCTTTTAACCAATCTGTAGGAAGGCTGCCGAATGGTACAGGAAGCCTAACCAATTTTATTACACCTACCTATAAAGTATCTAATGCAGAAGGAAAACAAAAATTAGATCTTGCATTCAGTAAAGAAAGAGGAATCTATCCGTCAGGATTTGATCTGACAATTTCTGCACCGGCCGGTACAACCATTAAATATACACTTGATGGGAAATATCCGTCAGAAACGGTGGGAACTGTGTATTCCGGGCCCATTACTATAGACAAGACATCCGTTGTTAAAGTATATGCATATAACGCGGCCGGTAATTCGGAGACCATAGCACAGACTTATGTTCTGAAAAATAACTATGCCAATGAAAATACAAGCGGAGGATATAACCAATGGCTGTATAAATCTAATATTACGGCAGATGAATATGCTCAGGCTATTGCAGAAATACCGGTAGTTTCTGTCTCTACAAATGCTGAACCCAGCAATACTGTATGGGCACAGGGATCAGTAGAATACATTGATAATAATGTGTACAGCGGAAGAGCCAATTTCTTCAGCAATTCAATGACAAGAAAATTCGGGCAGGAAAGTGTAGCTTTTTACAATCCGAACCTTAAGTTTAAGTTCAATGCCGATGCAGGTGTGAAGAAGGCTAATTATCCTTTCTTTGATGCCTACCCGGGAGATGCTTTCGAAATGCCTGAAAAAATTCAGACCATCGAATTGAAACAGGGGCAGGATAACGCAACAAGAAATGTATACAACCTTGGATTTATGCGTTACAGCGAAAAAATTTCGATGAATCTGCAGAAAGAAATGGGGAAATATGCATTGGAAACCCGTTATGTTAACCTCTTTATTAACGGTAAATACCGCGGCCTGAAAACAATGCGTAATGACTTTAATCCCAATAACCTTGAAGAAGTATTTGGAGATAATGATGATAACTACACAAAAGTAAATCTTCAGGACGGGTATTTCACCAACGGAATTGTAGAAGCCGGAGACGGTGATACTGCGGTTTGGAATACCATCAGAAGTACTGCTACAGCCAGAAATTTCCAGCAGTTCAAAAACCTGGTAGATGTAGATGATCTGATCAAGTTCCAGATCATGTTTATGTTTACCGATACCGAAAACGAAGCGGTGGCTATCACCCATAATACAGATGCTGATGTAATGAAAGCCAAATTTATGATCAATGATACGGACGGATCATTCTTTGGAGGACTTACAGCTTCATCATCCAACGTAACGCTGAATCCGTTAGGATTTGCCGGCGGTGGCGGAAATTATAAGTACAAATGGCAGTTGACTGCCAGCAGAAATGGTCCGGGTGCACTTTTTGGACAGTTTATGGGTTCAAATACGAATGCTTCCACAGGAAATTTAGAGTTCAAGACTCTGGTTAAAGATGCTGTATTGAAATATATAGGTCCAGCTTCCGGCAGTTTCTCAGGAACAGACGGAGCTCCTTTATCTGTAGCACATGTACAGAATAAAATGACTGAAACGATGGCTGAGCTAGACAGAGTGTATAAACTTGATGCCGCCTATATGGGCTACACGGGTAATGTTTACCAGCAGTGGAAAACCGTTGATTATCCCCGTATTTTGGCGCAGGTGCCGGAAAGAGTAGGATTTACCCTAAAAAAATGGCTGGAATATAATATGGCGCACACACTGTCTGCTACCAATATTCTTGCTGCAGATGTTATTACGGAAACAGACAATATTCAGATTGATAATCCGAATTCAGGAACACAGCTTTATTATACGCTGAACGGGAAAGACCCGATGGGCAATGACGGAGTGGTTTCTTCTGATGCTCATCTATATAACGGAACATTTACACTGCCTGCAGGAAACTACAGTATTGCGGTACGTCCATTTACTACCAATAACTGGGGACCTATTTCATCCAAAGCAGTAAAAGTGGAAGCTCCGGAACTTGGTAAATTTGTGATTGCAGGAATTAACTATAAACCGCTTACTAATGGAGATGCCGAATTCGTATTAATATCAAATCCAGGTAATGCTGATCTGGATGTTTCCGGTTATACCATCTCTGATGCGGTAAACTATACATTCCCTCAGGGAACGGTAATCGGTCAAAATCAGACTATTATGCTGGCGAAAAACCTGTCGTTAATCTCAGGATTTGACCAGTATGCCAAATACCAGTGGACCAGCGGAAGTCTTAGTAATTCTGGTGAACCAATGACCTTTAAGGATGTATCAGGAAATACAATAGACTATGTTTCTTACAGCAGTGCTGCACCATGGCCGGCTGAGGCAAACGGACAGGGATACTATCTGAAACTTATTGCTCCGGATCTGGATAATACACTTCCGGGAAGCTGGGAATCAAAATCTTTAACCTCTTCAAATGCCAAGAAAGGCTCTTCAAAACCTGTTGATAAGACAGAAGCGGTTACTTTGGCAAGCATAAGGGTGTATCCAAACCCTGTAAAAGATGTCTTACATATTGATCTGAAGGAGAAATCTGTAATCACAATTTACAATACCGGCGGACAGATGATTGAAACAAAATCGCTGAACGAAGGCAATAATACCCTACATGTTTCATACTGGAATAAAGGAATTTACCTGATCAGTATCTCCGGACAGAAAGAAACAAAAACGTATAAAGTAATTAAAGAATAATCAAATTTAAAACAGGCCCCCTGATCAAAGCATACACACAAATGATGGGAGAGAATCCTCATAGGGGGCTTATTTTTTATTTTTCTAAAGACCGGACCTCATTTATATATGAATAGAATTCACCTTAAAAATCACTAATTATGGCCATTAATTTTAAAAACATCCATATAGGAAATCTGATACAACAAAAAGTAACGGAAAATCAAATAGAGATGTCCCGTATCTGTAATTTTCTGAAATTATCCGAAGATGAAATAGTCAATATGTTTCAGACTGAAAACCTTGATTCTGATATTCTTTTAAGATGGAGTAAGCTTCTGAAATATGATTTTTTCAGACTATATTCTCAGCATTTAATATTATATGCTCCACCTGTAGGAACCGCTTTAAAGAAAGAAGTAAGTAATATGCCCGTATTTAGAAAGCATATTTACACCAAAGAGATTATAGATTTTATTTTGGAATTAGTCAATGGTAAGGAGAAAACGAAGCAGCAGATTATTGATGAATATAAAATTCCCAAAACCACTTTATATAAATGGATTGCCAAACAACCGGATAGAACTGTTAAAAAAATAAAAAATGAATTGTCCCAATTATAATAAGATTTATACTGATTTAATTGAAAGAAAATTTCCCGAAAAAAAAGAGGAATTTGCTCCTTTGCTTACAAGAGAAATAAAAAACTCACTTGAAATTATTAAGATCAATAATATAATTTTTAATCGGCAGGACAAAGAAATAAATTTTTTAAACCAAAGATTACGTTCTTATGATGAAGAGAGTATTAAAAGAGTTTTAGAATATCAGGTATCTAACAGGCTTAATAATCGAGAGATGGCTAGCCTTTTCAAATTCAGCAGAAATACAATTGCCAAATGGAGGAAAACATTTGCCAAATAGTCTATTTAAATTAATAAAGCCTTTCAATAGCTGAAAGGCTTTTTAATTACTTGTTATTCTTTATTTCGTCAGGTCAAGGCCACCGAAGTTGCCGGAGCTCATCATGAGGAAAACACCGTTTGTTTTGTCTAAAGTTTGCCAGTATGCATGAAGATCTTCAGCATTTGTAAATACCCTCAATCTGTCATTCTTAAACTTCTCTTTAATAAATTCCGGAGAAATCGGTTCCATTCTTTTGATTTTTAAAGCATCTTCAGAATAGAAAACAATGGCTTCATCCAAACCGTCCATAGCGTGATCGTACTGTTCAAGGAAAACAGGGTTTAAGCTTGAATAAGTATGAAGCTCCAGGAATCCGTATTTTTTTTCTTTTTTAAACTGCTCGCAGAAAGCTTTTACTGTAGCCTTTACCTTGCTTGGTGCATGGGCAAAATCTTTGTATAAAGTTCCCTGGTCTTCTCTTTCTACTTTTTCAAGACGCTTTGAAGCACCTTTGAAGCTCATAATGGCTTCGTAGAAATCTTCATCCATGATCCCCAGCTGCCGGCAGATATGTCTTGCTCCTTCCATATTCAGCAAATTGTGGGAACCGAAAACGGAAAGAGGAACATCGCCCATTTCAGTTTTCAGGTATACTTTTCCATTGCTGATTTCATATTCAGGGGTTTTGTAAGGAATTTTCCTGAAATAATTTTCAGCAGCTTCCACCACTTTTACCACTTCTGCATCCTCTTCATTGTATACCAGAACGCCGCCCGGAGTAATACTTGCAACAAATTTTCTGAACTGATCTATATAATCATCAAATGTTTTGAATACATTAATATGGTCCCACGCAATACCACTCATCAAAGCAATATTCGGCTGATACAGAAGAAACTTTGAACGCAGATCGATAGGAGAGGAAAGGTATTCATCACCTTCCAGTACCATAAAATCATTTTCCTGCGTTAGTTTTACCATACAGTCAAAACCTTCAAGTTGTGCCCCTACCATAAAATCCACGTCTTTTTGGTGGAAGTTCAGTACATGAAGAATCATTGAAGTGATTGTTGTTTTTCCGTGTGAACCGGCAATTACCACTCTTGTCTTGTTTTTAGACTGTTCGTAAAGGAACTCAGGATATGAATAAATTTTTAAACCCAGCTCTTTTGCTTTTGCCAGTTCAGGGTTATCCTGATGAGCATGCATTCCAAGAATAACAGCATCAATATCCGGAGTTATTTTTTCCGGGAACCAGCCCATTTCCTGAGGCAGAATTCCTTTCTTTTCCAGCCTGGATTTTGAAGGTTCAAAAATAGCATCATCCGAACCTGTTACCTGATATCCTTTGTCTTTTAACGCAATAGCAAGATTATGCATGGCGCTTCCGCCAATAGCAATGAAGTGGGTTTTCAACTTTATTTACTGTTTTTTACATTGTTATTAATAATATCCTGAAAAGCATTCAGAATATTGTTCCAGTTTGTTGTAAAGTTTGGCATCATCATGCTGGCATCTGACTTGTTGCCTTCATTCGGGCCTTTTTTTACATTGATGGAAGTGGTCACATTATCATACAGTTTTTTGTGATCTTCCTGTATTCTTCTGAAATTGTTCTGGGAAAGTGTCTGATCCAGTTTTTTTAGATCTTCATCAGAAATTTTAAAATCCTGTTTGTATTTTTTCCCGCCTTCCTCCAGGGAATAATGAACATTATTACCCTTGATGAGTACATTTTCATATCTGGGAGCATAACCTCCGCTTTTGGAATAACTTATATCAAAATCTGAATATACTTTCTGGCTGTTGCACGAAACTAATACTATGATCGTGAATAAGATCCCTAATATTTTGTTCATAATTTTCTACTTACTTTAATTATTTGAATCCTTTTCTAATTTTTTAGCTTTAAGTTCTTCATCATAATTGTGCAGTACATTGAAATCTTCAGTCTGCTCGATGGCAGTCATAATTTTCAATAAAATTTCAGGCGCTTTTTCATTGTCATAATCTATATCCAGAGGTGCCTTAAACTCCATGGTAGGTTTTACGCCCGTAACCTTTACACGGAGGCCTTTTTTGTCAAATGCCCTTCTGAATCCGTTGATTTTGATAGGAATCACAATAGGGCGCTGGTTTTTAACCAGTTTGGCTGTACCTCTTCGTCCCTGGGCAAAAGCAGATGTAGTACCTTGAGGGAAAGTAGCTACCCAGCCGTTGTCCAAAGCTTTCATAATATTGTCAACCTCAGTAAGATCCACCATTCTGTTGACATTTTTGCCTTCTGCTCTCCAGGTTCTTTTTACCGTTACAGCACCGGCAATCTTGAAAATCTTCGGAAGAATTCCTTTATTCATGGTTTCTTCTGCTGCCACATAATAAAAATCAATCTTTGGATTGAGCAGATAAATAGGGTTTTTAATCGTATCAAGATATCCATTGTTTACAGCACAGAATGCATGGTACATTGCTGCCACATCTGCAAAATAGGTCTGATGGTTGGATACGAAAAGCACGTTGGAATCTGGAAGATCCACAAGGTGTTCTGTACCGGTTATCCTTAATTTATTAAAGCCGTTGAATCTTCTGTAAGATACAATCCCTAAAATAAAAATAATAAACCTTTTTAAAAAATAAGGTGTTCCGAATGCATCGGTGAAAATATTTTTCTTCGCCATCTCTCAATTAAACACGGTAATGCAAAGTTACATTTTTTTCAGTAACTGGCTAAACTCACTCAATATCATTGCTGTAGCCCCCCAGATAATATACCCGTTGAAATTAATGACCGGAACTTCATGTCCGGCAGCACCTGGCAGTGCCATAATTTCAGGGTTATCCGGAAGACTGAGAAAAGAAGTAATAGGAAATTCTATAGTTTCTACCGCCTCACTCTGCTGAAGAACGAAAAGCGGATTCTTTTTAGTATACGAAATGTATGGATAAACATAAAAATTACTTGGCGGAATATAAATAGGAGACATTTCCCTGATTACCCTTATGTAATGTTTATCTATCCCGATCTCTTCCGAGGTTTCACGTACAGCAGTTTCAGCGAAGTCTCTGTCCAGCTCTTCACGCTTTCCGCCGGGTAGGGAGATTTGTCCGCTGTGCCTGTCGTGTTCATTAATGGTTCTTTGGATCAGCGGGAAATACCATTCATTATCTTTTAAATAGAGTACAATATTAACGGCCGCAAACTTTGGGTTTTTTGCCAGCACTTCATCATACGTAAATACAGGTCGGGAAGGAGGTGAAAATACTCCGTGGGCATTGATCCCGGGCAGCTCTACATTTGTAATTTTCCTCAATAAATCTTTTCCAAAACTTTCCATACATCAAATTTAGCAATATATACTGAAGAAAAGAAGAGGCATTAACATTAATTAACCATTGACAGATAATTAAAAAATTGAATGATTAAAAGGTTTAAAAGTTGAAATGCTGAAAAATAAAGAAAAATTTTTTAATTGAATAATTGGAGTTATTTTTTGTATCTATGTGTAAATCATGGTGTAATATACCGTATTTTTACGTAACTGAAACAAGTGATGCGGGGAAAACCGTAAACAGTTACTTTCAAAACGGTAAACAGTGATTTTTAAAATTTACACTTTAGCAGTGGTTTTTCATTTTGGTTTAGCGTATACCTTTGTCATACTATTAACCAATTAATTTTTATCAAAATGAAAAACTTTATTACAGGTGTATTTACACTAATGGCCATGAGTTTCAGCTTCG includes the following:
- a CDS encoding lysophospholipid acyltransferase family protein, giving the protein MAKKNIFTDAFGTPYFLKRFIIFILGIVSYRRFNGFNKLRITGTEHLVDLPDSNVLFVSNHQTYFADVAAMYHAFCAVNNGYLDTIKNPIYLLNPKIDFYYVAAEETMNKGILPKIFKIAGAVTVKRTWRAEGKNVNRMVDLTEVDNIMKALDNGWVATFPQGTTSAFAQGRRGTAKLVKNQRPIVIPIKINGFRRAFDKKGLRVKVTGVKPTMEFKAPLDIDYDNEKAPEILLKIMTAIEQTEDFNVLHNYDEELKAKKLEKDSNN
- a CDS encoding UDP-N-acetylmuramate--L-alanine ligase produces the protein MKTHFIAIGGSAMHNLAIALKDKGYQVTGSDDAIFEPSKSRLEKKGILPQEMGWFPEKITPDIDAVILGMHAHQDNPELAKAKELGLKIYSYPEFLYEQSKNKTRVVIAGSHGKTTITSMILHVLNFHQKDVDFMVGAQLEGFDCMVKLTQENDFMVLEGDEYLSSPIDLRSKFLLYQPNIALMSGIAWDHINVFKTFDDYIDQFRKFVASITPGGVLVYNEEDAEVVKVVEAAENYFRKIPYKTPEYEISNGKVYLKTEMGDVPLSVFGSHNLLNMEGARHICRQLGIMDEDFYEAIMSFKGASKRLEKVEREDQGTLYKDFAHAPSKVKATVKAFCEQFKKEKKYGFLELHTYSSLNPVFLEQYDHAMDGLDEAIVFYSEDALKIKRMEPISPEFIKEKFKNDRLRVFTNAEDLHAYWQTLDKTNGVFLMMSSGNFGGLDLTK
- a CDS encoding lamin tail domain-containing protein is translated as MKKILIPVLFLPFAISAQNLFQMEVSTQNNDVEIRANNTADIASSDLELAGRDGTVSQETYLRFEGITLPSDAVINNAYLVFYGDEASSTPTVIKITGEIGGSLAYPASTAATTGQNIKSRNYSTSFAEWITAGCVLNQKYQSPDLKNVIQEMFPNGISNADLAFRLQGNEQGAFTVKSFSDAAYRPKLVIDYWSMQGSTASVVASANDDGRESTSGVMTLGSAYLQIGGRADSKDNAVRFQNVQIPADAQITDAYIEFYTYGASPAGNADIYSEIGNPDIYSTAAKNITLRERSVNKVNWQTAAWTADFTKNRTPNLKNIIEENRLSGWQSGNSLAFQFKGTGTNNSMAVRSFEGGVNYRPRLVVEYQNNGQGASIDGAVTDPALMNQLYINEISSQGTVAQDEDWIELYNNSDDNLHIKGGIYLSNKSTDRTLHELKNIFIPAHGFAVFQADKKTEKGNQHLNFDLKNSGATIYLSRKEAGNIVSQNELTYGNVPFNQSVGRLPNGTGSLTNFITPTYKVSNAEGKQKLDLAFSKERGIYPSGFDLTISAPAGTTIKYTLDGKYPSETVGTVYSGPITIDKTSVVKVYAYNAAGNSETIAQTYVLKNNYANENTSGGYNQWLYKSNITADEYAQAIAEIPVVSVSTNAEPSNTVWAQGSVEYIDNNVYSGRANFFSNSMTRKFGQESVAFYNPNLKFKFNADAGVKKANYPFFDAYPGDAFEMPEKIQTIELKQGQDNATRNVYNLGFMRYSEKISMNLQKEMGKYALETRYVNLFINGKYRGLKTMRNDFNPNNLEEVFGDNDDNYTKVNLQDGYFTNGIVEAGDGDTAVWNTIRSTATARNFQQFKNLVDVDDLIKFQIMFMFTDTENEAVAITHNTDADVMKAKFMINDTDGSFFGGLTASSSNVTLNPLGFAGGGGNYKYKWQLTASRNGPGALFGQFMGSNTNASTGNLEFKTLVKDAVLKYIGPASGSFSGTDGAPLSVAHVQNKMTETMAELDRVYKLDAAYMGYTGNVYQQWKTVDYPRILAQVPERVGFTLKKWLEYNMAHTLSATNILAADVITETDNIQIDNPNSGTQLYYTLNGKDPMGNDGVVSSDAHLYNGTFTLPAGNYSIAVRPFTTNNWGPISSKAVKVEAPELGKFVIAGINYKPLTNGDAEFVLISNPGNADLDVSGYTISDAVNYTFPQGTVIGQNQTIMLAKNLSLISGFDQYAKYQWTSGSLSNSGEPMTFKDVSGNTIDYVSYSSAAPWPAEANGQGYYLKLIAPDLDNTLPGSWESKSLTSSNAKKGSSKPVDKTEAVTLASIRVYPNPVKDVLHIDLKEKSVITIYNTGGQMIETKSLNEGNNTLHVSYWNKGIYLISISGQKETKTYKVIKE
- a CDS encoding helix-turn-helix domain-containing protein → MNCPNYNKIYTDLIERKFPEKKEEFAPLLTREIKNSLEIIKINNIIFNRQDKEINFLNQRLRSYDEESIKRVLEYQVSNRLNNREMASLFKFSRNTIAKWRKTFAK
- a CDS encoding NUDIX hydrolase, yielding MESFGKDLLRKITNVELPGINAHGVFSPPSRPVFTYDEVLAKNPKFAAVNIVLYLKDNEWYFPLIQRTINEHDRHSGQISLPGGKREELDRDFAETAVRETSEEIGIDKHYIRVIREMSPIYIPPSNFYVYPYISYTKKNPLFVLQQSEAVETIEFPITSFLSLPDNPEIMALPGAAGHEVPVINFNGYIIWGATAMILSEFSQLLKKM
- a CDS encoding transposase: MAINFKNIHIGNLIQQKVTENQIEMSRICNFLKLSEDEIVNMFQTENLDSDILLRWSKLLKYDFFRLYSQHLILYAPPVGTALKKEVSNMPVFRKHIYTKEIIDFILELVNGKEKTKQQIIDEYKIPKTTLYKWIAKQPDRTVKKIKNELSQL